The genomic interval CGGCCGACTAAGTGCCATCGCCTCCATGATAACTACAGGAAGGCCTTCGGCGAAGCTTGGGAGAACCATCGCACGTGCCGCCAGCAACTCATCCCTGACCCGCTCACTGCTCACCCAGCCGGTAATCTTCACATGACTATCGAGGCCATAGTGTGTAATCAGAGATTCTATCTCGCCCCGCATGGGGCCATCACCCGCCAAGAGAAGTTCAAATTCCACTCCCTCGTCCATTAACTGTCCAGCTGCTTCAACCAATAACAACTGCCCTTTCTGTTCACACAGGCGACCAACACAGACGAACCTTGGTGAAGCGTTATATTCTGAGTGTGCTTGATCAGCGCTATGAAAGTCAGAATCCAATCCACAGTGCACCACTTTCACCTTGCTCCACTGATCATATGCAGCCCAGCGATATAACTGGCACCGGCCATACGAGCTGATAGCCACCACAAAAGAAGCATGCTTTATTTTCTCAGCCAACGAAAGAAACTGTGGTTTGTCGAACTCTTCTGGACCATGCACTGTAAAACTGTAGCTAGGTCCACCTAGTAGTTTGGCTAACATAACCACCATTGCGGAGTTGGAGCCAAAGTGTGCGTGAATATGCTCAACACAGGCCTCTTTCACTCTGCGTTCCAACACTACTGCTTCCACAAAATAGAATAGATGCCGTAGCAACCCACGATCAGAATTCCACCCAAGCTTTATCGCTGTTGAGAGCGAATTAAAAAAACTCTTAGGAGTAGCAACCAGACAGATGATAAACGATAGAAAAAAATAGAATGGTGACTCTTGGAGGATATAGTGTGTTTTATCCAGTTCACTTTTATCCTTGGAATCCACGAGTTCGTCAGGATCACTTCTCAAGGCATAACGAGCCACTTCAACACCCTGCGCTTCCAGCTCCATGATCTCACGACGAATAAAGCTATGACTGACTTTCGGGTACTGGTTGATAAAATATGCGACTTTCATTAACGTCCTCGGGCATACCAGCATGGATCAGAGTTATTTATACTCAATTAAGGCTGATGTTTGATTGCTTAGTCGGTGCCAATAATACTTCAGTTGTCCCGCAAACTCGGGGAACTTCCCCAGCATTATAAAAAAAGCATACAGTCCGGCTACACGCCTGGGTTTCTGCGGACTTTTCATGCAGCCACGAAGAACTTGTAATGGGTAGATGAGAAATGCAAGGAGTGCATAATCATCCATTACCGCACCTACCACTATAAGCAGGGGAATTATCGCTGCCCATACTCGCGCCCTGCGTGACTCTGCCACCCAATGCCGCTCCGGCGGTGCTCCGTGAATAGCAGCCCCCGCTGTAAAGGCATATCCTGCACGCATTGAGCGCTTCCACCATTGGGAGAATCGCTTCATTGCCGCGTCATGAAGCGTCATCTCCTCATCCAGCCGCCAGATCTTCCAACCGCCTTGTCGAAGACGTACACATAACTCAGGCTCCTCTCCGGCTATCAAGTCATTCCGAAAGCCCTGTACCTCTGAAAAAGCCTGGACTCTCATCATGGCGTCGCCCCCGCAGGCCTTCGTCTCACCCACAGAAGTATTCCATTCGATATCACACAATAGATTATAGATAGTCCTCTCGGGAAAACGCTCCCGTCGGCGGCCACACACAACAGCAACATCCTTATGCTGTTGCAGAAAGCCGAGTGCCGCTACCGGCCAGCTATGCAGAACTTCGCAATCACCATCTACAAACTGTACATTGCTTATGCTTGGCACCAGTTCCAACAAACGACGGAATCCTTCATTGCGGGCGCGGGCAGCTGTAAAGGGAATTGACATATCTAACTGGACAACTTCAACACCCATGTCACGAGCAATTACCACAGATTCATCAATAGAACCTGAATCCACATACACCGTCTGTTCAGCCAGATGGAAAACAGACTCAAGGCAAATCCTCAGGCGATCACCTTCATTACGGCCTATGACCACAACGCCGAAATTTATACCTGAATCGGCGTCACTTTCCATCTATAGCTGCCCAGCTTAACACCTTACTAGCGGTGACCTTCTTGAAATTCCCACAATTGAGTTCGGTTCCTAAAAAATTGCCCAAATGGCCCAAATCCTGGTCAAATACCGCTTCCAGTTCTACGTGCAAATCATTACCCAAAACCGGCCGGTGGCGCATAGTAAGCCTGCTTTTCACCGCGTTACGCAATCCTTTTGGTATTAACGTTTGCCGCAACCAGGCCGCAATCTCAGACTCAATAACCAGCTTGTACAAAGGAAATCGGCGAATACGCTCGCTAGACAAATTACTAGGCTGACAATCATTTACCCACAGAGGCTCGCCGCTATACCCAATAAATTTACAGATGCGCTCCAGTTCCATTTGCGGATACCTGATCAAGTGATCAAAAAATACCGGAAGTATTGCATCACTCCCAAAAGCCTCAAAATAGGGCTCGAGTTGCATGGCATATTGGCCATAAGTGGTTAACTCTGGATACCGCTCAACGGCCCTCTCTATATCACAGTGATACACCCCCATACTCCACTCGTGAATGTAATGGGATATTAAACGATCAACAGGATGGCGCATCACATAGATAAAACGGGCATGGGGGAGATGCTCTTTTAACCGTGCAACGGTGTGTGGATGCGTTGGCAGTTTTGTGTAGTGGGTGCTAGCTTCGCCGAGCAGACTTCCATTAGGTGCCGCCGAAAACAAGCCGGAATACCAACCCATACCCTTAGCATATTGCTCATTATCACTGAAGAAATTTGGCTCCTTCGGGTCGCACATGAAGATACCATCCTGTTGGACCAACTGTTCCTGTAGCGACGAGGTGGCCGATTTCATGGCACCAATAATTATGAAGTGTGGTAATTTATTAACTGTATGCATATGTTTATGGGGCCTGTAAATACGCTCTGCTTCAGCGAAGCTCAATTGACCCATGCCATTATCTAACTGTTAAACTAGTGAGTGTATTGCCTTGTATAGAAATGAAAGATGTTAGAAATCCTATAGACACCATGGCAACGCTAATGGCACTCGAGATTACCTAATGCTATCTTCAGGCTTTTTAAATCAAGATAGAAATCATTCAAAGAGCATTTTTCTATCCCATCCATATATGCGTACTTAACGAGACTAGGCCATATTCTCCCTCTAACACCGATCCACTTACCTCCAAGTTGGCATGTCATAACACGAAATACGTCTGTCATATGTGCCGGTGAAAATATTTCTACTAAAGAAAATGGCTGATCATTAAGAGCACCTCTGATGATTAGTGGACCAAGCCCTGCACCATGAACTGCAACAATATTATCCGCATACGAAAGTAAAGCGATTTGTTCTATTAATGAATAGTCTTCAGGATAAAATTTTTTATAGCCTAAAGTATCGAGATACTTAGATATTTGAGATTCGTTTTGTAATCGACGCGTATCTCTTCTTGCAAAAAATATTTTCTTATAGCGAGGACCGTTATATTGATCCAAAACACTTGCCAATTCAGATGATCTCAGTCCACGTGCAATAATGCTATGTCTTTCACCTCTTACCGAAATCCATGGACTAACACTGAGTGCGATCTGTTTAGCCTCAATAGCATCATCAGAGGCAATTACTCTGAAGCCAGATAACACAAATAACTGCAAAATTTTTTCTGAAATATCTGCAGGAAATATCAATATAAAGTCACTAATGCCTTCTTTCTCTAGAAGGCTTTTTGCCAACAATGATAGTGGTAAGTGATTTGTGAATGCATGTGCCCAATTTTCTGGTGCCTGCATCCTTAAATCAATGACATACTTCTCACCTAGAATTTTACGGCCAAATAACCTTGACTTTAAAAAACTCCTGAGGCTTGCAAGTCGACCCATGCATATCGAGGTGCAAAGGGTCACTTTGTCCGAAATATCAAGTTGCAACAAACCAGGCAGTGTTCTTACATTTGGCAGGCGTATGAATTCACAACCAGGCACAGCACGATCGATCAAATAGGTTTCTGGACCGATCAACCAGTGTTGACCAACGTCATAAGTAGCGAAAGAATAGCTAAGGTGTGTACTCATAAATCGATGCTATCTTTATCAAGAATAGCCGTTGCCTTTATTTATTCAAAATCTTATATAAAAAAATCTTAGCCATGGAAAACCAAGTTAAACCCAAATGCGCTGATAATGTCATTACAGAGGAAAATGCTTGTTTTTGTGCAACGCGGTTCATGTTAATCCTCTTATAGTAAACTGCCAACCAATAAAATGTAACGGAACTATTTATGCGTCTTCTACTTTCATCTACCCCTGCCCATATCCCACCACCATGCCGCCTGTAAACTGCTGGTAGGATATTAGTCATACACTTTGCTTTTCCATGCTGCCCAAGTAACGATGTCATAAATGTATCACCGGAAGAAACATACTTGTATTCTTCGGGAAACTCTTTAATCACATTTCTATAACAACGTGTAAGGTTAGGCATCATCGCGCAGGTGAGTAGTTTTTCCTGACTATAATCAATATGCTTGCCACATAAAATGCTTCTCCGTTCAATCATATTTTTTTCGTCTATAACTACTGCATCGTGATAGGTAACCACATAATCCCCGTTTTCCTCCAGGAAAGACACCTGCTTTGCAAGTTTTTTATGATCACACCAATAGTCATCACCCTCACAGAAAGCTATGTAACGACCTAGTGCCAGCGGAAATGTGACCGTTGCCGGCTTTATACCTTTCGAGAACTGATTTTCTGTTTCAATTACCGGTTTGATTATACTTGGATATCTACTTGCATATTCCTCAACTATCTCTTTTGTCCCATCCACTGAAGCATCATCACGCAATATGACTTCGAATGAAAAACTTGTCTCTTGCATCAAGAAACCGTTTAGCGCATCTCTTAAATAATTCACATGCTGATATGTATGACAAATAATAGACACTAGTGGTTTGTCAGCGCCCTCATTCCATCTATTGATTATTTCCTGCTCTGCCCCAGGAACTGGTGGCTTAAAAATAGATTCGGAGTTATTGCTATTCAATTCTGTAGGCATAATGATAGATTACGTGTATGTATTATATAGTGTGTAGAATTATTTATAGGATAAGAGATAACACTAGTCACCGTGTTTTAAATAATGTAGTGACAACAGAAACAAAAAAATGACGCCTAAAAAATAATGACAGCAATGCGTAGATAGATATACCCAACAAGATCTGCGAAATAAGTAAGACCATCTCACTTGAAAATGTATAAGACTGAATATAGAACACAGAAAAACCCATTATTGCGGTTATAAACACCACGGGAACAAGATCAGCTAGTTGCTCAACAATAGAATAATTTATCAACTTTTCAGTATAGTACGTATTTAAAAAATATGAAATAATTGATGTGGTAATTGCACCTAATATCATTGCATTTATCCCCCATCTATATGTTATATATACTGATGCAGCAACAAGCATTTTCTTTATTATTTCAAGCCTCAAGAAAAGATCAGAACGGCCTTGTGACTTTAACACATTCAGATTAACTGCACTCAAAGGGTAAAAAGACCAACAACGCAGAGTAACTGAAGATAGAATACGCTTGGCAGCCATTTATCTGTCAGTAAAACCTTGACCAAAGGCTCGGCAACAATAGCCATACCAACCATTATTGGAAAACTAATAGTTGCTATTCCAACGAGTGACTGGCGCACCCCCTTTTTAGCTTTGCCTTATCATCTTGAACCTCGCAAAATACAGGGAACGTCACCCTCCCCACAACCATTGACAAGCTACTGACCGGCAACTCCTGAAGTCCCTTAGCACGGGAATAATAGCCGACATCAGCCACCGTAAAAACTTTGCCAATTACTACGAAATAAATATTGTTAAAGACAGTATCGAGTATCCCCGATACAAAAAGCCTTGATCCAAACGGAAACATATCCTTAAGGGATGAAATACTGAAAACCAATGACGGCCTCCAATCATGGAGTAGCCACAACAGTATGGTCTGCAATAAAGAGTGTCCAACTAATTGCAACACCAGCGACCAAATTCCAAAGCCGTTATACGCTGCTATTATTCCAATCGCGCCAGATATGGAATATGAAATCAAGTTAGCTTTCAACTGAGTCTTAAAATTTATACGTTTAGTCAGCAGTGCAATGTGTACATTACTGAGTGACTCAAATATCACAATCAAGGATAAAGCTCGGATTATAAGTGAAAGATCCGGTACACTATAAAAGATTGCCATATCAGGAGCCAAATAATAAAGAATTGGTATAATAATAAAGGCAGTTACAATATTGAAATAAAATACGGAGCACTCATCACGATGAGTTAGATCTTTTTTCTTATTATTGCCGCACTAAAGCCGCTATTGATAACAGATTTTGCCAATAGTATGACAACAATTACCATTGCAATCTGACCAAACACCTCCGGTTGCAGTATTCGCGCGAGTATAATGGTAATTATTAATCGCACTCCCTGCAGACCTACGCCGTCCAGGAAGCTCCAGAATAGGCCGCCTAAAGCCCTACTTTTTAATGAATCTTCCATTCTATAATCAGTCAACAATATTACTGGGATTACTGAGGCAGTATATTCAACCAGCGGGCAGGTTGCTGACCGGCACTCACAGGGTTCCAGGAGTGAAATTTGTTATTTGTAATCTTGTGGATACTGCATCCATTCGAGTCTGCATCGACCCACCAACTCCCCCTAAGTGCAAATCCAATAATTATCACCCCAAGCACCACACCTGTCAATAACTCTCGCAACCAAAAATACATTAAACCCTAAGCACTCACTAAAGGGGCTATAGGATAGTCGACATATAATTTACCAACAAAAACATACAATCGCGTGTATTTAACTCATATCGCTATATCTATGTCGACTACCCAACGTGCTCTTTAGCATCAAGTGCCCACCTACCCCGTATAGTGGGGGGGGGAGTAAGGGGGTGATGTGCCTTGAGAACCAAGTAATTGCTCAATTTAGGATAAGCATTCCAATTCGGCTTCTGGCTCGTTCAATCGCTGCCAGCCATGGAGAGCGAAGCGAAGGCTGGTAATCCCCGGTAGCCGTGAGGCCGCACTGCTTACCCGTCGTGCGCGCAGCGCGCCAGAGGGGAAGCAAAGTAGGCATCCGAACACGGCGTCCAGTCAATGGGAACTGACTGCGAAGCGGTAACGAGCTTGCGATGTTATCGCGTAGCGGTCAGTGACCAGGACGGCCGAGGCACTAATAGGTTGTCGAAGGCCGAGTTGATTTTGGGGACTGGGATGTCCCAAAATCTTTCACGAGGTCGAAGACTCGCTTATTGGGTGAAAAACCATCGAGTCGAATGCCGGGTGAAATATGCGGGTTAGCCAGCAAACCAACGACAAACAAGAGGCGCCCCCGCCGTGGAGGGTTTACAACGGCTTCCTGACGCACTCGGTCAAGATGATACTTTACTGGCTGATACGGGCTATTTCAGTGAAGCTAACGTCGACCGCCACAAGACTGAAGGCATTACCCCCTACATACCGAGATATTGGGCTATGCAAGTTGTACAACGTGATTCTCTTGCACCAACGATACACTTCGCACCCTCAGACTCCATTTAGTCCTATAGAATCCACTGGTTATGCCTGATAAGATGGCGTCGCTTAAAACTAATCTAATACATCATTGTGCCAGGCATGAAGAATATAAAATCCATCCAAGATCTTGCGATTAACGGGGCAGCACCAGCCTTCAGGCACCCCTTGCACGTTGGCCGCCCTAATATAGGGAATAAAGAAGATTTCCTGAAATATGTCGATGAGATCTTTGATCGTCGCTGGTTGAGTAATAATGGGCCACTAGTGCAAGAGTTCGAGCACAAAGTGGCAGAATACCATGGTGTCAAGCATTGTTTGGCTATATGTAATGGCACGGTAGCACTCGAAATAGCTATACGGGCATTGGGGTTGGAAGGTGAAGTAATCATTCCTTCCTATACATTCATTGCTACGGCCCATGCGCTGCACTGGCAAGAGATCACGCCTGTTTTTGCAGACATTGACCCCATAACCCATACACTCGATCTAGAAGCAGTACGTCGCATGATCACACCGCGTACAACTGGCATTATTGGCGTCCACCTCTGGGGACGCGGTGCCCCTGTGACTGGCTTACAGACTATCGCAGATCACTATGGCCTTAAGTTGATATTTGATGCCGCCCACGCCTTTGGCTGTTC from Candidatus Sedimenticola sp. (ex Thyasira tokunagai) carries:
- a CDS encoding sulfotransferase, whose protein sequence is MGQLSFAEAERIYRPHKHMHTVNKLPHFIIIGAMKSATSSLQEQLVQQDGIFMCDPKEPNFFSDNEQYAKGMGWYSGLFSAAPNGSLLGEASTHYTKLPTHPHTVARLKEHLPHARFIYVMRHPVDRLISHYIHEWSMGVYHCDIERAVERYPELTTYGQYAMQLEPYFEAFGSDAILPVFFDHLIRYPQMELERICKFIGYSGEPLWVNDCQPSNLSSERIRRFPLYKLVIESEIAAWLRQTLIPKGLRNAVKSRLTMRHRPVLGNDLHVELEAVFDQDLGHLGNFLGTELNCGNFKKVTASKVLSWAAIDGK
- a CDS encoding glycosyltransferase, producing MKVAYFINQYPKVSHSFIRREIMELEAQGVEVARYALRSDPDELVDSKDKSELDKTHYILQESPFYFFLSFIICLVATPKSFFNSLSTAIKLGWNSDRGLLRHLFYFVEAVVLERRVKEACVEHIHAHFGSNSAMVVMLAKLLGGPSYSFTVHGPEEFDKPQFLSLAEKIKHASFVVAISSYGRCQLYRWAAYDQWSKVKVVHCGLDSDFHSADQAHSEYNASPRFVCVGRLCEQKGQLLLVEAAGQLMDEGVEFELLLAGDGPMRGEIESLITHYGLDSHVKITGWVSSERVRDELLAARAMVLPSFAEGLPVVIMEAMALSRPVLSTYVAGIPELVQPGVNGWLAAAGSVPELSEMMRNVLSRDVDELKRMGIAARERVLQRHDISTEADKLIGHFREALEKPAG
- a CDS encoding glycosyltransferase, producing MESDADSGINFGVVVIGRNEGDRLRICLESVFHLAEQTVYVDSGSIDESVVIARDMGVEVVQLDMSIPFTAARARNEGFRRLLELVPSISNVQFVDGDCEVLHSWPVAALGFLQQHKDVAVVCGRRRERFPERTIYNLLCDIEWNTSVGETKACGGDAMMRVQAFSEVQGFRNDLIAGEEPELCVRLRQGGWKIWRLDEEMTLHDAAMKRFSQWWKRSMRAGYAFTAGAAIHGAPPERHWVAESRRARVWAAIIPLLIVVGAVMDDYALLAFLIYPLQVLRGCMKSPQKPRRVAGLYAFFIMLGKFPEFAGQLKYYWHRLSNQTSALIEYK
- a CDS encoding glycosyltransferase family 61 protein, producing the protein MSTHLSYSFATYDVGQHWLIGPETYLIDRAVPGCEFIRLPNVRTLPGLLQLDISDKVTLCTSICMGRLASLRSFLKSRLFGRKILGEKYVIDLRMQAPENWAHAFTNHLPLSLLAKSLLEKEGISDFILIFPADISEKILQLFVLSGFRVIASDDAIEAKQIALSVSPWISVRGERHSIIARGLRSSELASVLDQYNGPRYKKIFFARRDTRRLQNESQISKYLDTLGYKKFYPEDYSLIEQIALLSYADNIVAVHGAGLGPLIIRGALNDQPFSLVEIFSPAHMTDVFRVMTCQLGGKWIGVRGRIWPSLVKYAYMDGIEKCSLNDFYLDLKSLKIALGNLECH
- a CDS encoding polysaccharide biosynthesis C-terminal domain-containing protein, with the translated sequence MAAKRILSSVTLRCWSFYPLSAVNLNVLKSQGRSDLFLRLEIIKKMLVAASVYITYRWGINAMILGAITTSIISYFLNTYYTEKLINYSIVEQLADLVPVVFITAIMGFSVFYIQSYTFSSEMVLLISQILLGISIYALLSLFFRRHFFVSVVTTLFKTR
- a CDS encoding glycosyltransferase, which encodes MPTELNSNNSESIFKPPVPGAEQEIINRWNEGADKPLVSIICHTYQHVNYLRDALNGFLMQETSFSFEVILRDDASVDGTKEIVEEYASRYPSIIKPVIETENQFSKGIKPATVTFPLALGRYIAFCEGDDYWCDHKKLAKQVSFLEENGDYVVTYHDAVVIDEKNMIERRSILCGKHIDYSQEKLLTCAMMPNLTRCYRNVIKEFPEEYKYVSSGDTFMTSLLGQHGKAKCMTNILPAVYRRHGGGIWAGVDESRRRINSSVTFYWLAVYYKRINMNRVAQKQAFSSVMTLSAHLGLTWFSMAKIFLYKILNK